The Procambarus clarkii isolate CNS0578487 chromosome 37, FALCON_Pclarkii_2.0, whole genome shotgun sequence genome window below encodes:
- the LOC138371943 gene encoding uncharacterized protein: MNEESDRPQYPDPPTLNAWVVGLCETALPSTWVTPSTHTIQGGLSVDRTKVPGLGSERNVGASLSYVYKPNRQTSFTAGVQHSRGGGGRSNSFGLGFSHTFDRKRRATENL; encoded by the exons ATGAACGAAGAAAGCGACAGACCACAGTATCCGGATCCGCCAACACTGAACGCCTGGGTGGTGG GGCTCTGCGAGACAGCGCTACCATCAACTTGGGTCACACCTTCGACACACACAATCCAAGGCGGCCTCAGTGTTGACCGCACCAAAGTTCCCGG CCTTGGGAGCGAGAGGAACGTGGGAGCCAGTTTGAGTTACGTGTATAAGCCCAACAGACAGACCTCCTTCACCGCCGGTGTTCAACACTCCCGGGGTGGAGGCGGCAG GTCCAACAGTTTTGGACTTGGTTTCAGTCACACGTTCGACCGGAAGAGGAGAGCCACAGAGAACTTGTAA